The Streptomyces sp. NBC_00286 nucleotide sequence CAGGTGTTCCGCGCCGCCCAGGCCGCCGATCTGACGGTCGTAGATGGGGCGGGCGAGGTCGGTGAGGAGGGCGTCGTGGATGTCGTACGCGCGTTGGGGTTTGACCTCGCGTACGTACTCGATGACTTCGGCGATCTTGTTCCAGGGGGCCATGACCGGGAGCATCAGCGTCTCTACCGGCTGGTCGGGGACGGTGAGGGCGTCGCCCGGGTGGAAGACTCTGCCGCCGTCGACGAGATAGCCGACGTTGGTGATGCGCGGGATGTCGGGGTGGATGACGGCGTGCAGTTCGCCGTGGACCTGGATGTCGAAGCCCGCGGCGGTGAAGGTGTCGCCGTGGCCGACGGTGTGCACGCGGCCGGGGAACGCCGCCGCGATCTGGTCGGAGACGGACTTCAGGGTCCACAGCTCGGCGCCTGGGTTGGCCTCGAGACCGGCTCGCAGGCGGCCCTCGTCGAAGTGGTCGGGGTGCTCGTGCGTGACCAGGATCGCGTCCGCGCCGACCGCGGCGTCCTCCTCGCTGAAACCGCCGGGGTCGATGACGAGCATGCGCCCGTCCTTCTCGAGCCGGATACAGGCGTGCGACTTCTTCGTGAGCTTCATGCTTTCCATCCTGCCCCCGCCGTCTTGAGCGGGCGCACTCCCGGGGCCCCTGCCGGGCTC carries:
- a CDS encoding MBL fold metallo-hydrolase, whose product is MKLTKKSHACIRLEKDGRMLVIDPGGFSEEDAAVGADAILVTHEHPDHFDEGRLRAGLEANPGAELWTLKSVSDQIAAAFPGRVHTVGHGDTFTAAGFDIQVHGELHAVIHPDIPRITNVGYLVDGGRVFHPGDALTVPDQPVETLMLPVMAPWNKIAEVIEYVREVKPQRAYDIHDALLTDLARPIYDRQIGGLGGAEHLRLTPGTSAEL